The proteins below come from a single Pseudomonas chlororaphis genomic window:
- a CDS encoding ATP-dependent helicase HrpA (involved in the post-transcriptional processing of the daa operon mRNA, which encodes proteins involved in fimbrial biogenesis of an enteropathogenic E. coli strain) produces the protein MTDQAPAIDKLLKNLDHAMLADRHRLRRQLLELRKKPDEAKLAQWVARMQASCDQVLARKASLPVIRYDDNLPIAAKRDEIKDALLKHQVLIIAGETGSGKTTQLPKICLEIGRGQHGLIGHTQPRRIAARSVASRVAEELATPLGALVGYQVRFEDQSDANTLIKLMTDGILLAETQNDRYLERYDTIIVDEAHERSLNIDFLLGYLKTLLPRRPDLKVIITSATIDLERFSKHFDDAPIVEVSGRTFPVETWYRPLTLEQDEEGNRVEDDLTVDQAILATLDEIAAHERSERRSPGDVLVFLPGEREIRDAAEMLRKAQLKHTEILPLYARLSPAEQQRIFQSHPGRRVVLATNVAETSLTVPGIRYVIDSGTARISRYSYRAKVQRLPIEAISQASANQRKGRCGRVEPGICVRLYSEEDFLGRPEFTDPEILRTNLAAVILQMLHLRLGEITDFPFIEPPDGKAISDGFNLLQELSAVDRNGQLTALGRQLARLPVDPRMGRMLLEAAKLGSLQEVLIVASAMSVQDPRERPPERQQAADQAHAQWKDTDSDFAGLVNLWRGFEEQRQALTASPLRNWCRKNFLNYLRLREWRDAHRQLSLICRDLQLSLNKEPADYPKLHKAVLSGLLSQIGQKTEDGDYLGARQRRFWVHPSSGLGKKRPQWLMTAELVETTKLYARMVAKIEPDWIEPLAGHLIKKNHFEPHWEKKRGQVVAYEQITLFGLIVVGRRPVHYGPVDPVVSRELFIREALVRGEIQSRAKCLGANTRLLEQLDELEAKARRRDILADEETLFGFYDARLPAEIHQTATFDSWYRINSQKDPQLLIMREEDVLAREASEVTAAYYPDTLRVGDLTLPLSYHFEPNHPRDGVTLRVPAPLLPMLPPERLEWLVPGMIEAKCIALVRNLPKALRKNFVPVPDFVKAALQRITFAEGSLPQALGRELLRMTGARVSDEAWVEAAQQVESHLRMNLEIVDGQGKFLGEGRDLAELTARFAEASQAALAVPQTAKSQAPVEAKVFAPVAEKTQQKIAGLSMTVYPALVEEGGVVKEGRFPTPAEAEFQHRRALQRLLMQQLAESAKFLRGKLPGLTELGLLYRELGRIDSLVEDILLASLDSCVLDGEASLPRDGAALASLAERKRGGWTEHAERLAKLTLDILKLWHGLQKRFKGKIDLAQAVALNDIKQQLGHLVYPGFVRETPHQWLKELPRYLKAIEQRFEKLGGQVQKDRVWSGELSNLWAQYQARADKHAQEGKRDPQLELYRWWLEEYRVSLFAQQLGTKVPISDKRLGKQWGQVEP, from the coding sequence ATGACTGACCAAGCCCCCGCTATCGACAAGTTGCTGAAGAACCTCGACCACGCCATGCTCGCCGACCGTCACCGGTTGCGGCGCCAGTTGCTCGAGCTGCGCAAGAAACCCGACGAGGCCAAGCTGGCCCAGTGGGTGGCGCGCATGCAGGCATCGTGTGACCAGGTGCTGGCGCGCAAGGCCAGCCTGCCGGTGATTCGCTACGACGACAATCTGCCGATCGCGGCCAAGCGCGATGAAATCAAGGACGCGTTGCTCAAGCATCAGGTTCTGATCATCGCGGGCGAAACCGGCTCGGGCAAAACCACCCAGTTGCCAAAGATCTGCCTGGAAATCGGTCGCGGCCAGCATGGCCTGATCGGCCACACCCAGCCGCGCCGTATCGCCGCTCGCAGCGTTGCCAGCCGGGTCGCCGAGGAACTGGCGACGCCGTTGGGCGCGCTGGTGGGCTACCAGGTGCGGTTCGAGGACCAGAGCGACGCCAACACCCTGATCAAGCTGATGACCGACGGCATCCTGCTGGCCGAGACCCAGAACGATCGCTACCTCGAACGCTACGACACGATCATCGTCGACGAGGCCCACGAACGCAGCCTGAACATCGATTTCCTGCTGGGCTATCTCAAGACCCTGCTGCCGCGCCGCCCGGACCTGAAAGTCATCATCACCTCGGCGACCATCGATCTTGAGCGCTTCTCCAAGCACTTCGACGATGCGCCGATCGTGGAGGTCTCGGGGCGCACCTTCCCGGTGGAAACCTGGTATCGGCCGCTGACCCTGGAGCAGGACGAAGAAGGCAACCGGGTCGAAGACGACCTGACCGTCGACCAGGCGATCCTCGCCACCCTCGATGAAATCGCCGCCCATGAACGCAGCGAGCGCCGTAGCCCCGGTGACGTGCTGGTGTTCCTGCCAGGCGAGCGGGAGATTCGTGACGCGGCGGAAATGCTGCGCAAGGCCCAGCTCAAGCACACCGAGATCCTGCCGTTGTATGCGCGCTTGTCCCCGGCCGAACAACAGCGAATTTTCCAGTCCCATCCGGGGCGGCGCGTGGTGCTGGCGACCAACGTCGCCGAAACCTCGTTGACCGTGCCGGGCATCCGCTACGTCATCGACAGCGGCACCGCGCGCATCAGCCGTTACAGCTACCGGGCCAAGGTCCAGCGCCTACCCATCGAAGCCATTTCCCAGGCCAGCGCCAACCAGCGCAAAGGGCGCTGCGGGCGGGTCGAGCCGGGGATCTGTGTGCGGTTGTACAGCGAGGAGGATTTCCTCGGCCGGCCGGAATTTACCGACCCCGAGATCCTGCGCACCAACCTGGCCGCGGTGATCCTGCAGATGCTGCACCTGCGCCTCGGTGAAATCACCGACTTCCCGTTCATCGAGCCGCCGGATGGCAAGGCCATCAGCGACGGTTTCAACCTGCTGCAAGAGTTGTCGGCGGTGGACCGCAATGGTCAGCTTACGGCGTTGGGCCGCCAGTTGGCCCGCCTGCCGGTAGACCCGCGCATGGGTCGCATGCTGCTGGAAGCGGCGAAGCTGGGCAGCCTGCAGGAGGTACTGATCGTGGCCAGCGCGATGTCGGTCCAGGACCCGCGCGAGCGTCCGCCCGAGCGCCAGCAGGCCGCCGACCAGGCCCACGCCCAGTGGAAGGACACGGACTCGGACTTCGCCGGGCTGGTCAACCTGTGGCGCGGTTTCGAAGAGCAGCGCCAGGCCCTGACCGCCAGCCCGTTACGCAACTGGTGCCGGAAGAACTTCCTCAACTACCTGCGCCTGCGCGAGTGGCGCGACGCCCATCGGCAATTGAGCCTGATCTGCCGCGACCTGCAGTTGAGCCTCAACAAGGAACCGGCGGATTACCCGAAGCTGCACAAGGCGGTGCTCTCGGGGCTGCTCAGCCAGATTGGCCAGAAGACCGAGGACGGCGACTACCTGGGGGCCCGTCAACGGCGGTTCTGGGTCCACCCGTCATCCGGCCTGGGCAAGAAACGCCCGCAGTGGCTGATGACCGCCGAGCTGGTGGAAACCACCAAGCTGTATGCGCGCATGGTCGCCAAGATCGAGCCGGACTGGATCGAGCCGCTGGCCGGACACCTGATCAAGAAGAACCATTTCGAACCCCATTGGGAGAAGAAGCGCGGGCAGGTGGTGGCGTACGAGCAGATCACCCTGTTCGGGCTGATCGTGGTCGGTCGTCGGCCGGTGCACTACGGGCCGGTGGACCCGGTGGTCTCTCGCGAACTGTTCATCCGCGAAGCGCTGGTGCGCGGTGAGATCCAGTCCCGGGCCAAGTGCCTGGGGGCCAATACCAGGCTGCTGGAGCAACTCGACGAGCTGGAGGCCAAGGCCCGTCGTCGCGACATCCTGGCGGATGAAGAAACGCTGTTCGGTTTCTACGACGCTCGCTTGCCAGCGGAGATCCACCAGACCGCGACTTTCGACAGCTGGTATCGCATCAACAGCCAGAAAGACCCGCAACTGCTGATCATGCGCGAAGAAGACGTACTGGCTCGCGAGGCCAGTGAGGTCACCGCCGCGTACTACCCGGACACCTTGCGCGTCGGCGACCTGACCTTGCCGTTGAGCTACCACTTCGAGCCCAACCACCCCCGCGATGGCGTGACCTTGCGCGTACCGGCGCCGCTGTTGCCGATGTTGCCACCGGAGCGCTTGGAGTGGCTGGTGCCGGGGATGATCGAGGCCAAGTGCATCGCCCTGGTGCGCAACCTGCCCAAGGCCTTGCGCAAGAATTTCGTGCCAGTGCCGGACTTCGTCAAGGCCGCGCTGCAACGCATCACCTTCGCCGAGGGTTCGTTGCCCCAGGCCCTAGGGCGTGAACTGCTGCGCATGACCGGGGCGCGGGTTAGCGACGAAGCCTGGGTCGAAGCGGCGCAGCAAGTCGAAAGTCATCTGCGCATGAACCTGGAAATCGTCGACGGCCAGGGCAAGTTCCTCGGCGAAGGCCGCGACCTGGCCGAACTGACGGCGCGCTTTGCCGAGGCCAGCCAGGCCGCATTGGCGGTGCCGCAAACGGCGAAAAGCCAGGCGCCGGTGGAGGCGAAAGTCTTTGCGCCGGTGGCCGAGAAAACCCAACAGAAGATCGCCGGGCTGTCGATGACGGTCTACCCGGCGCTGGTGGAAGAGGGCGGCGTGGTCAAGGAAGGGCGCTTCCCGACACCGGCCGAAGCCGAGTTCCAGCACCGCCGCGCCTTGCAGCGCCTGTTGATGCAACAACTGGCCGAGTCCGCCAAGTTCCTGCGCGGCAAGCTGCCGGGGCTGACCGAGTTGGGCCTGCTGTATCGCGAGCTGGGGCGCATCGACAGCCTGGTCGAAGATATCCTGCTGGCGAGCCTCGACAGTTGCGTGCTGGACGGCGAGGCGAGCCTGCCCCGCGACGGCGCCGCGCTCGCCTCCCTGGCCGAGCGCAAGCGCGGCGGGTGGACCGAGCACGCCGAGCGTCTGGCGAAGCTGACCCTGGACATCCTCAAGCTCTGGCACGGCCTGCAAAAGCGCTTCAAGGGCAAGATCGACCTGGCCCAGGCCGTGGCTCTGAACGACATCAAGCAGCAGCTCGGCCACCTGGTGTACCCGGGCTTCGTGCGCGAAACTCCGCATCAATGGCTCAAGGAACTGCCGCGCTACCTCAAGGCCATCGAGCAGCGCTTCGAGAAGCTCGGCGGCCAGGTGCAGAAGGACCGAGTCTGGAGCGGCGAGCTGTCGAACCTCTGGGCCCAATACCAGGCCCGTGCCGACAAACATGCCCAGGAAGGCAAGCGCGACCCGCAACTGGAGTTGTACCGCTGGTGGCTGGAGGAATACCGGGTGTCGCTGTTCGCCCAGCAGTTGGGCACCAAGGTACCGATTTCCGACAAGCGCCTGGGCAAGCAATGGGGGCAGGTGGAACCGTGA
- a CDS encoding isocitrate dehydrogenase, with amino-acid sequence MPQPWPATDIARSILEGFDDYREHFRQITDGARARFEQAQWLEAQAASAARINLYEEKVFETVARLRKAFEAEALMDVGCWPLVKSAYISLIDLRFDDELSETWYNSIFCGLFSHDLISDGTMFIHTTRPSLRRARAAQTRTYKPQGQIDRMLANIFADYRFSEDYADLSGDLQRLEAQLRENLPDWVCKDPELTVELFSSVLYRNKGAYLVGRIYTQDDQWPLVIPLLHREGRGIQIDALITDEAQVSIIFSFTRSYFMVDVPVPAEFIGFLKRILPGKHIAELYTSIGFYKHGKSEFYRALINHLANTDDRFIMAPGVRGMVMSVFTLPGFNTVFKIIKDRFSPSKNVDRATVIEKYRLVKSVDRVGRMADTQEFADFRFPLSKFEPACLEELLDVAPSTVSVEGDTVLIRHCWTERRMTPLNLYLENASEAQVREALEDYGLAIKQLAAANIFPGDMLLKNFGVTRHGRVVFYDYDEICFLTEANFRHIPQPRTPEDEMASEPWYSIGPLDVFPEEFPPFLFADVGQRKLFDQLHGELYNADYWKGLQEAIRAGKVIDVFPYRRKG; translated from the coding sequence ATGCCGCAACCATGGCCCGCCACCGATATCGCCCGTTCGATCCTCGAAGGCTTCGACGATTATCGCGAGCATTTCCGGCAGATTACCGACGGCGCCCGCGCCCGGTTCGAGCAGGCCCAGTGGCTGGAGGCGCAAGCGGCGTCGGCGGCGCGGATCAATCTGTATGAAGAAAAAGTCTTTGAAACCGTGGCGCGGCTGCGCAAGGCCTTCGAAGCCGAGGCGTTGATGGACGTGGGCTGCTGGCCGCTGGTCAAGAGCGCCTACATCAGCCTGATCGACCTGCGTTTCGACGATGAACTGTCGGAAACCTGGTACAACTCGATCTTCTGCGGGCTGTTCAGCCATGACCTGATCAGCGACGGCACCATGTTCATCCACACCACCCGGCCCAGCCTGCGCCGGGCCCGGGCCGCCCAGACGCGTACCTACAAGCCCCAGGGCCAGATCGACCGGATGCTGGCGAACATCTTCGCCGACTACCGCTTCAGCGAGGACTACGCCGACCTTTCGGGCGACCTGCAGCGCCTCGAAGCCCAACTGCGCGAGAACCTGCCGGACTGGGTCTGCAAGGACCCGGAGCTGACGGTGGAGTTGTTTTCTTCAGTGCTGTACCGCAACAAGGGCGCCTACCTGGTGGGCCGGATCTACACCCAGGACGACCAATGGCCCCTGGTGATCCCGCTGTTGCACCGCGAAGGCCGGGGCATCCAGATCGACGCGCTGATCACCGACGAGGCGCAGGTGTCGATCATCTTCTCGTTCACCCGCTCGTACTTCATGGTGGACGTACCGGTGCCGGCGGAATTCATCGGTTTTCTCAAGCGCATCCTGCCGGGCAAGCACATTGCCGAGCTGTACACCTCCATCGGTTTCTACAAGCACGGCAAGTCCGAATTCTACCGGGCGCTGATCAACCACCTGGCCAACACCGACGACCGCTTCATCATGGCGCCGGGGGTGCGCGGCATGGTCATGAGCGTGTTCACCCTGCCGGGCTTCAACACTGTATTCAAAATCATCAAGGACCGTTTCTCGCCGTCGAAAAACGTCGACCGGGCCACGGTGATCGAGAAGTATCGCCTGGTGAAAAGTGTCGATCGGGTTGGGCGCATGGCCGATACCCAGGAGTTCGCCGACTTCCGCTTCCCGCTGAGCAAGTTCGAGCCGGCCTGCCTGGAAGAACTGCTCGACGTGGCGCCGTCCACAGTGTCGGTGGAGGGCGATACGGTGCTGATTCGCCACTGCTGGACCGAGCGGCGCATGACGCCGTTGAACCTCTACCTGGAAAACGCCAGCGAGGCCCAGGTGCGCGAGGCGCTGGAAGACTACGGCCTGGCGATCAAGCAACTGGCGGCGGCGAACATTTTCCCCGGTGACATGTTGCTCAAGAACTTCGGCGTGACCCGCCACGGCCGCGTGGTGTTCTACGACTACGATGAGATCTGCTTCCTCACCGAAGCCAACTTCCGCCACATCCCCCAGCCCCGCACGCCGGAAGACGAGATGGCCTCCGAGCCCTGGTATTCCATCGGCCCGCTGGACGTGTTCCCCGAGGAATTCCCACCGTTCCTGTTCGCCGACGTGGGCCAGCGCAAGCTGTTCGACCAATTGCACGGCGAGCTGTACAACGCCGACTACTGGAAAGGCCTGCAAGAGGCGATTCGGGCGGGGAAGGTGATCGATGTGTTCCCGTATCGGCGCAAGGGATAG
- a CDS encoding multidrug DMT transporter permease, producing MNLVDTLRLLSLAAIWGASFLFMRIIAPVIGTIPTAFFRVSIAFVGLLVILTLMRIDFDFRGKLKVVMVLGLINSGIPATFYSLAAQVLPAGYSAIFNATTPLMGVLIGGLFFSEKLTVAKVSGVFLGLFGVGILTGAGPVAFDLQLLMGALACLLATTCYGFAGFLTRRWLDHQGGLDSRLAALGSMFGATVFLLPLFGYTAISQPPASWGGWSVWLSLLGLGLVCTALAYILYFRLLSSIGPVKSMTVTFLIPPFGVLWGALLLDEPLGMAHLYGGVLIAAALWLVLKPGVTKPVEVE from the coding sequence GTGAACCTCGTCGATACCCTGCGTTTGCTATCACTGGCCGCCATCTGGGGGGCCAGCTTTCTGTTCATGCGCATTATCGCCCCCGTCATTGGCACGATCCCCACTGCATTTTTTCGCGTGTCCATCGCCTTCGTCGGCCTGCTGGTCATCCTGACGCTGATGCGTATCGACTTTGATTTTCGCGGCAAGCTCAAAGTGGTGATGGTGCTGGGCCTGATCAACTCGGGCATCCCGGCCACGTTCTACTCGCTGGCGGCCCAGGTGTTGCCCGCCGGGTACTCGGCCATCTTCAACGCCACCACGCCGTTGATGGGCGTGCTGATCGGCGGCCTGTTCTTCAGCGAAAAACTCACCGTGGCCAAGGTCAGCGGGGTGTTCCTGGGCCTGTTCGGGGTGGGTATCCTGACCGGCGCCGGGCCGGTGGCCTTCGACCTGCAACTGCTGATGGGCGCCCTCGCCTGCCTGCTGGCGACCACCTGCTATGGCTTTGCCGGCTTCCTTACTCGCCGCTGGCTCGATCATCAAGGGGGGTTGGACAGCCGCCTCGCCGCGCTGGGCAGCATGTTCGGCGCCACGGTGTTCTTGCTGCCGCTGTTCGGCTACACCGCCATCAGCCAGCCCCCGGCCAGCTGGGGCGGCTGGAGCGTCTGGTTGTCGCTGCTGGGGTTGGGGCTGGTGTGCACGGCACTGGCGTACATTCTGTACTTTCGGCTGCTCAGCTCCATCGGCCCGGTCAAGTCCATGACCGTGACCTTCCTGATCCCGCCGTTCGGCGTGTTGTGGGGGGCGTTGCTGCTGGATGAGCCGCTGGGCATGGCGCATCTGTATGGCGGGGTGCTGATTGCGGCGGCGTTGTGGCTGGTGTTGAAGCCAGGGGTGACGAAGCCTGTTGAGGTAGAGTAA